A region of Moorena sp. SIOASIH DNA encodes the following proteins:
- a CDS encoding dynamin family protein, whose translation MDWKTASSYYETRLSDALTVLRHAVDLARLPQAGVPAHLKEVLLEEEKPARRQLERLKKREFRIAVVGLEKAGKSTFVNAWLDCDLLPAKAGRCTFTTTQIYSVEQDSQQRLEVEPKTEEQFTSLLDELESESKSNSKHRDGAKQDLETIRNYQDTLRQVRSEGRKTIPFTRLEDINKDLNKYVADEQYAHAVLEARLYTNKLVQAEGIVFYDVPGLDSGLAKHIDESREMLSDCDAVIVVQQFSSIRGAELQIVEFTEQGDKNIKVADKLFVFLSRIDQFASPAALKEHLDVASKDWYRRAQLPHQRIVHGSAGAYLVLNGLANEQTFKCVGSPESILNKLKSLTGIEDEEALRQEATGIQEIKARITDYINNERVTVLEKRCEALITTILTTSKEIFDIVSKRYPENPAEAKRLQENQRRIEFSQWWEEKWKTIKADLSDYYNDNIRKSTAEEEESITSDVVEKFRSRYLQDIETKIEEINTDNEQRKQRIFKETNSGVFDAKVTDYNWRKELSGTISTLLVEIAHQLALEINEEALKLVEYLSTLLWKTQELEQRLIGNPEQFVEVLSRSLTALFLRFSRPVADSLIPGPLGSETRKRIVKRLGADIELVDNYYNGEEKAFSVLRRYVNRGSKLLYDPKLRHELLGIREVSGDAPPKPTNSAEEVILELETDIKAFETYLRSAIFEAAGFGQFCLQELDELRDRFIRYEAVWRGVAQNEWLEENPLLMAEIPEHLKAHEVNLEVSDRLRQLSTALKNIKF comes from the coding sequence ATGGATTGGAAAACTGCTTCATCCTATTATGAAACTCGTTTAAGTGACGCCTTAACTGTGCTGCGCCACGCCGTTGATTTAGCCAGGCTTCCTCAAGCGGGAGTTCCTGCTCACCTCAAAGAGGTTCTGTTGGAAGAAGAAAAACCTGCTCGTCGTCAGCTTGAACGCTTGAAAAAGCGAGAATTTCGGATTGCTGTTGTGGGTTTGGAAAAGGCGGGAAAAAGTACCTTTGTCAATGCCTGGTTAGATTGTGATTTACTGCCAGCAAAAGCTGGACGTTGTACTTTTACAACTACACAAATTTATTCCGTTGAACAAGATTCTCAGCAAAGGCTAGAAGTTGAGCCTAAAACGGAAGAACAATTTACTAGTCTGTTGGATGAACTGGAGTCAGAGTCTAAGAGTAATTCTAAGCATAGGGATGGAGCCAAACAAGATTTAGAGACAATCCGAAACTATCAAGACACCTTAAGACAAGTTCGTAGCGAAGGTCGGAAAACTATCCCATTTACTCGCCTAGAAGACATTAACAAAGACCTTAACAAGTATGTTGCTGATGAGCAATACGCCCATGCAGTATTAGAAGCTAGACTGTATACCAATAAACTCGTCCAAGCTGAAGGTATTGTTTTCTATGATGTGCCTGGATTAGACTCAGGTTTAGCCAAGCATATAGACGAATCTAGAGAAATGCTGTCAGATTGTGATGCTGTCATTGTGGTGCAGCAATTTTCTAGTATTCGGGGTGCAGAACTTCAAATTGTTGAGTTTACTGAGCAGGGTGACAAGAATATAAAAGTTGCAGATAAACTGTTTGTTTTCTTGAGTCGGATTGATCAGTTTGCTAGTCCAGCAGCTCTTAAAGAACATCTGGATGTAGCATCAAAAGATTGGTATCGACGAGCACAATTACCTCATCAGCGAATTGTCCATGGTTCAGCGGGAGCTTATTTAGTCTTGAATGGTTTGGCTAATGAACAAACATTTAAATGTGTTGGCAGTCCGGAATCAATTTTAAATAAGCTTAAATCTCTGACAGGTATCGAAGATGAGGAAGCCTTAAGACAGGAAGCGACTGGTATTCAGGAAATCAAAGCTCGCATTACTGATTATATTAATAATGAACGGGTTACTGTTTTAGAAAAACGTTGTGAGGCTTTAATCACCACAATACTAACAACATCAAAAGAAATTTTTGATATCGTTAGTAAGCGATATCCAGAGAATCCAGCCGAAGCCAAGCGATTACAAGAAAATCAACGTCGGATTGAGTTTTCCCAGTGGTGGGAAGAAAAGTGGAAAACGATTAAAGCAGACCTCAGCGACTATTATAATGATAATATTCGTAAGTCTACGGCAGAAGAGGAAGAATCTATAACGTCAGATGTCGTAGAAAAATTTCGGTCTCGATATCTCCAGGATATTGAAACCAAAATTGAAGAAATCAATACCGATAACGAGCAAAGAAAACAGCGAATCTTTAAAGAAACTAATTCTGGTGTATTTGATGCTAAAGTAACTGACTATAACTGGCGGAAAGAACTTTCTGGTACCATTAGCACCCTCTTAGTAGAGATTGCTCATCAACTTGCCCTGGAAATCAATGAAGAAGCATTAAAGTTAGTTGAATATCTGAGCACTTTACTCTGGAAAACTCAGGAATTAGAGCAGCGACTAATTGGTAATCCAGAGCAGTTTGTGGAAGTCTTAAGTCGAAGTTTGACGGCGTTATTTCTTCGTTTTTCCCGTCCGGTTGCTGACTCTTTAATTCCTGGCCCTTTAGGTAGTGAAACTCGTAAGCGTATTGTCAAACGACTGGGAGCGGATATCGAACTAGTCGATAATTATTACAATGGTGAAGAGAAGGCTTTCAGCGTGCTAAGACGATATGTAAATCGTGGGTCAAAGTTGCTCTATGATCCCAAGCTTCGCCATGAGCTATTAGGTATTCGTGAAGTCTCTGGGGATGCGCCACCAAAACCTACCAATTCAGCGGAGGAGGTGATCTTGGAACTTGAAACGGATATCAAAGCCTTTGAAACCTATTTGCGTTCGGCTATTTTTGAAGCCGCAGGGTTTGGGCAATTTTGCCTACAAGAACTGGATGAATTGCGCGATCGCTTTATTCGATACGAAGCAGTATGGCGAGGAGTAGCCCAGAATGAATGGTTAGAAGAAAATCCTTTATTAATGGCTGAAATACCAGAGCATTTAAAGGCTCACGAAGTGAATTTAGAAGTTAGCGATCGCTTACGCCAGTTATCTACTGCTTTGAAAAACATCAAGTTTTAG
- a CDS encoding alcohol dehydrogenase catalytic domain-containing protein translates to MLAALLYGQENLRLEEVPFPTAAAGEIVIKVGTATTCGTDLKIWLRGGHPKMPQPPILFGHEAVGEIVSLGEGVTGWKIGDRVVANNSAPCMNCFFCHRREYSLCPNLVFNYGAFAEYLKIPSPIVKHNLLAVPDDLDNALASMTEPLACVLHGVACSNIQPADRVVVIGDGAIGLMFTAVIAQQSAAEVFLFGGHDQRLQIGEKLGASRTFNYHNLSDVPASVRDLTDGWGADIVIEATGIPTVWETAIACGRPGATINLFGGCPRDTTITVSTEQLHYNALTLKGVFHNTPTFVREALSLLASRVIPFELLISYYRPLKDLEQVFENMKNRQAIKVAIEPG, encoded by the coding sequence TTGCTAGCAGCATTACTCTACGGTCAAGAAAATTTGCGCTTGGAAGAAGTCCCTTTTCCCACAGCTGCCGCTGGTGAGATTGTGATTAAAGTTGGGACGGCAACAACCTGTGGTACGGATCTCAAAATATGGCTTCGTGGTGGTCATCCGAAAATGCCACAACCTCCCATATTGTTTGGTCACGAAGCTGTCGGTGAAATTGTCTCCCTAGGAGAGGGAGTTACAGGCTGGAAAATTGGCGATCGCGTAGTGGCCAACAACTCTGCCCCCTGTATGAACTGTTTTTTCTGTCACCGCCGGGAGTATTCCCTGTGTCCCAATTTAGTCTTCAACTATGGTGCTTTCGCTGAATACCTGAAAATACCATCACCAATTGTAAAACACAACCTCTTAGCTGTACCTGATGATTTAGATAATGCTCTCGCATCCATGACAGAACCCCTTGCTTGTGTGTTGCATGGGGTAGCATGTTCTAATATTCAACCTGCTGACCGGGTAGTAGTTATAGGAGATGGTGCAATTGGTTTGATGTTCACAGCAGTAATAGCTCAGCAATCAGCAGCAGAGGTGTTTCTCTTTGGGGGTCATGATCAACGGCTGCAAATTGGGGAAAAATTAGGAGCATCTCGAACTTTTAACTATCATAATTTAAGTGATGTACCAGCATCGGTGCGAGACTTAACTGATGGTTGGGGGGCAGATATAGTAATTGAAGCAACTGGTATACCTACTGTTTGGGAAACTGCGATCGCTTGTGGACGTCCTGGTGCCACTATTAACTTATTTGGCGGCTGTCCTCGGGATACCACAATTACCGTCAGTACCGAACAACTACATTACAATGCCCTGACCCTCAAAGGGGTCTTTCACAACACACCAACCTTTGTGCGAGAGGCTCTATCCCTGTTAGCAAGTCGAGTTATACCTTTTGAACTACTTATAAGTTACTATCGTCCCCTAAAAGATTTAGAGCAGGTGTTTGAAAACATGAAGAATCGTCAGGCCATCAAAGTCGCAATTGAACCAGGGTAG
- a CDS encoding CAP domain-containing protein: MLRKLAIMLVGVLITTAAFVSIPSDPAYASISSSEQQELLDAHNQYRRQVQPTASNMKELKWDNTLAGVAQNYADKCTWGHNRNRTQEAGGKFSYLGENLYITTNQNHQMTAPVDSWYSEVKDYDYATNSGSGVTGHYTQVVWANTEYLGCGRTKCPSLAGLNWKNVAIVVCNYGQGGNYRGQKPYVAGASASSCPSGYTASNGLCSAN, translated from the coding sequence ATGCTCAGAAAACTCGCGATCATGCTTGTCGGTGTATTGATCACCACTGCTGCCTTTGTCTCAATACCTTCCGATCCTGCCTATGCTTCTATATCTAGCTCTGAACAACAAGAACTATTAGATGCACATAATCAGTATCGGAGACAGGTTCAACCCACAGCATCAAATATGAAAGAGCTCAAATGGGATAATACATTGGCTGGAGTAGCGCAAAACTATGCTGATAAATGTACTTGGGGACATAACAGGAACCGTACACAAGAGGCAGGAGGTAAGTTTTCTTACCTGGGGGAAAATTTGTACATCACAACCAACCAGAATCATCAAATGACTGCTCCAGTTGATTCCTGGTATAGTGAAGTGAAAGATTATGACTATGCTACTAATAGCGGTAGCGGAGTCACAGGTCATTACACTCAAGTGGTCTGGGCTAACACTGAATACCTTGGATGCGGCAGAACAAAATGTCCTAGCTTAGCGGGTCTTAACTGGAAAAATGTAGCTATAGTAGTTTGCAACTATGGTCAAGGAGGAAATTATAGGGGTCAAAAGCCTTACGTAGCTGGGGCAAGCGCCTCAAGTTGTCCGTCAGGTTATACTGCTAGCAACGGTCTGTGTTCAGCTAACTAA
- a CDS encoding 5-(carboxyamino)imidazole ribonucleotide synthase produces MSIKRVGVIGGGQLAWMMAMAAKSLGIRLVVQTPNITDPAVCVAAETIFAAIDDGVATEQMASRCDVITFENEFINLDALKCLAKGGICFYPRLEALAPLLDKYHQRCYFDRIGLPQPEFISLEGEVGKEELKSLASSRTPINLSQLEFPLVLKARRQGYDGKGTFIIKDSHTLQETWNQLGNQPVVLEEFIPFERELAVMAARSVDGQVVVYPVVETQQQEQVCRRVIAPAQISPDTVAEVNAIAKTLLTSLEVVGVFGIELFLTSNNKVLVNEVSPRTHNSGHYTIDACQTSQFEQQLRAVVGLPLGSPQMHCPTAVMVNLLGYESSLDDYQQKRQTLASLPGAFVHWYGKTESRPGRKLGHVTVLSDGNSVEEVIDKVESVWYG; encoded by the coding sequence ATGTCGATTAAACGAGTAGGTGTAATTGGTGGAGGACAACTGGCCTGGATGATGGCAATGGCTGCCAAGTCTTTGGGTATTCGGCTAGTGGTTCAAACTCCTAATATTACTGATCCAGCTGTCTGTGTTGCTGCTGAAACTATCTTTGCTGCTATTGATGATGGGGTGGCTACCGAGCAAATGGCATCTCGCTGTGATGTGATTACCTTTGAGAATGAATTTATCAACCTCGATGCCCTGAAATGTCTGGCAAAGGGGGGAATTTGCTTTTACCCCCGACTAGAGGCCCTAGCGCCACTGTTGGATAAATATCACCAACGCTGCTATTTCGATCGGATTGGTTTACCCCAGCCAGAGTTCATCAGTCTGGAGGGGGAAGTGGGTAAGGAGGAATTAAAGTCCCTAGCCTCTTCTCGGACCCCCATCAACCTGAGTCAGTTAGAGTTTCCTCTAGTGCTGAAAGCGCGACGCCAAGGTTATGACGGCAAGGGTACGTTTATTATTAAAGACAGTCATACCTTACAGGAAACTTGGAACCAGTTAGGGAATCAGCCTGTGGTGCTAGAAGAGTTTATTCCCTTTGAACGGGAGTTGGCAGTAATGGCTGCCCGTTCTGTAGATGGGCAGGTGGTGGTTTACCCGGTGGTGGAAACTCAGCAGCAAGAACAGGTGTGTCGGCGAGTGATTGCACCAGCCCAGATTAGCCCAGATACGGTGGCCGAGGTGAATGCGATCGCAAAAACACTCCTGACTAGTTTAGAGGTAGTGGGAGTCTTTGGGATTGAGTTATTCCTCACTAGCAATAACAAGGTTTTGGTTAATGAAGTGTCCCCTCGTACCCATAATTCTGGGCATTACACCATTGATGCTTGCCAAACCTCTCAATTTGAGCAGCAACTGCGAGCTGTGGTGGGTTTACCCTTAGGTAGCCCACAGATGCATTGTCCCACTGCAGTAATGGTTAATCTTTTGGGTTATGAGTCTTCCCTGGATGATTACCAACAGAAACGGCAGACCTTAGCCAGTTTACCAGGGGCGTTTGTCCATTGGTATGGTAAGACTGAATCTCGCCCAGGACGTAAGTTAGGTCATGTTACGGTTTTGAGTGATGGGAATTCGGTAGAAGAGGTAATTGATAAGGTTGAATCGGTTTGGTATGGTTGA
- a CDS encoding pentapeptide repeat-containing protein yields the protein MGADLSGQDLQEVKITYCNLDQANLADAKLIKASIQHTTLNHANLHGADLTNSDTYNISFNGADLTDAIFTGSLLQRASFDGADITGADFSSTLIQPVRQRLKLCDVANGVNSTTGVVTRDSLGCW from the coding sequence GTGGGAGCAGACTTATCTGGTCAAGACTTACAGGAAGTCAAAATTACCTATTGCAATTTGGACCAGGCTAACTTAGCCGATGCCAAATTGATCAAAGCGTCTATCCAACATACTACCCTCAATCATGCTAATCTCCATGGAGCAGACTTGACCAACAGCGACACCTACAACATTAGCTTCAATGGTGCAGATTTAACTGATGCCATCTTTACTGGTTCCTTACTGCAACGTGCCAGTTTTGATGGGGCTGACATCACCGGTGCTGATTTTAGTAGCACCCTGATCCAACCGGTCAGACAACGGTTAAAACTTTGCGATGTAGCAAATGGGGTAAATTCTACAACTGGTGTTGTGACTCGTGACTCTTTGGGGTGTTGGTAA
- a CDS encoding phage holin family protein: MLNILLTWLLSAISLMITAYLVPGITISGFGAAAVAVVVIGLVNAIIRPILVILTLPITILSMGLFLLVINAITLSLASYFTPAAFLVNGFWPAFFGAIVLTLVSSVINSFASNQV; this comes from the coding sequence ATGCTTAATATACTTTTGACTTGGCTGCTAAGTGCTATCTCACTAATGATTACTGCTTACCTGGTACCAGGCATTACCATTAGTGGTTTTGGTGCAGCTGCCGTAGCGGTAGTAGTCATTGGTTTAGTTAACGCCATCATTAGACCGATTCTAGTGATTCTGACCTTGCCCATCACAATTTTATCCATGGGACTATTTCTGTTGGTGATTAATGCTATCACCCTATCCCTGGCATCCTATTTCACTCCTGCTGCGTTTCTAGTAAACGGTTTCTGGCCAGCTTTTTTCGGGGCTATCGTTCTGACTTTAGTGTCTAGTGTTATCAATAGCTTCGCTTCTAATCAGGTTTAA